Proteins encoded within one genomic window of Glycine soja cultivar W05 chromosome 1, ASM419377v2, whole genome shotgun sequence:
- the LOC114366878 gene encoding aspartic proteinase CDR1-like, producing the protein MANILCFHLYFFVLYTFLCQTPMGADNSGFTIQLIRHNSPNYSPFYKSDELHMHRLGSNGVFTRVTSNNGDYLMKLTLGTPPVDVYGLVDTGSDLVWAQCTPCQGCYRQKSPMFEPLRSNTYTPIPCDSEECNSLFGHSCSPQKLCAYSYAYADSSVTKGVLARETVTFSSTDGEPVVVGDIVFGCGHSNSGTFNENDMGIIGLGGGPLSLVSQFGNLYGSKRFSQCLVPFHADPHTLGTISFGDASDVSGEGVAATPLVSEEGQTPYLVTLEGISVGDTFVSFNSSEMLSKGNIMIDSGTPATYLPQEFYDRLVKELKVQSNMLPIDDDPDLGTQLCYRSETNLEGPILIAHFEGADVQLMPIQTFIPPKDGVFCFAMAGTTDGEYIFGNFAQSNVLIGFDLDRKTVSFKATDCSNQ; encoded by the coding sequence ATGGCCAACATTCTCTGCTTCCATCTGTACTTTTTTGTACTGTATACGTTCTTATGTCAAACACCAATGGGAGCTGACAACTCCGGGTTTACTATTCAACTAATCCGTCACAACTCCCCCAATTATTCTCCCTTCTACAAATCAGATGAACTTCATATGCATAGACTTGGCTCAAATGGTGTCTTCACTAGAGTGACGTCCAACAATGGCGACTATCTCATGAAACTCACATTGGGAACACCACCGGTTGACGTGTATGGTTTGGTTGACACAGGCAGTGATCTTGTGTGGGCACAATGCACACCTTGCCAGGGCTGTTACAGGCAGAAAAGTCCAATGTTTGAGCCTCTAAGGTCCAATACATACACTCCTATTCCATGTGATTCAGAGGAGTGTAATTCACTCTTTGGTCATTCTTGCTCTCCTCAAAAACTGTGCGCTTATAGTTATGCTTATGCTGATTCTTCAGTAACAAAAGGGGTGCTTGCAAGGGAAACTGTCACATTTAGTTCCACTGATGGAGAACCTGTTGTTGTTGGAGACATTGTATTTGGGTGTGGGCACAGCAACTCAGGAACTTTCAATGAAAACGACATGGGAATCATTGGACTAGGTGGGGGCCCTCTCTCACTTGTTTCACAATTTGGTAACCTTTATGGGAGCAAAAGGTTCTCTCAGTGCCTAGTTCCTTTTCATGCAGACCCTCACACTTTAGGTACCATTAGTTTTGGTGATGCCAGTGATGTTTCAGGTGAAGGAGTAGCCGCAACTCCTTTGGTCTCTGAAGAAGGTCAGACTCCTTATCTTGTCACATTGGAAGGCATAAGTGTTGGAGACACATTTGTGTCCTTTAATTCTTCTGAAATGCTTTCCAAGGGGAATATAATGATTGATTCAGGTACACCAGCAACATATTTACCACAAGAATTTTATGACCGACTAGTGAAGGAATTGAAGGTGCAGAGTAACATGTTGCCCATAGATGATGACCCTGATTTGGGCACACAACTTTGTTACAGAAGCGAGACAAATTTGGAAGGGCCAATCTTGATTGCTCATTTTGAGGGGGCAGATGTGCAATTGATGCCTATTCAAACCTTCATCCCACCAAAAGATGGGGTATTTTGCTTTGCAATGGCTGGCACTACTGATGGAGAATATATATTTGGCAATTTTGctcaatcaaatgttttgattggatttgatttagaTAGAAAGACTGTTTCCTTTAAGGCAACTGATTGCAGTAATCAGTAG